The Dasypus novemcinctus isolate mDasNov1 chromosome 12, mDasNov1.1.hap2, whole genome shotgun sequence genome includes a window with the following:
- the LOC101447189 gene encoding LOW QUALITY PROTEIN: olfactory receptor 6C2-like (The sequence of the model RefSeq protein was modified relative to this genomic sequence to represent the inferred CDS: inserted 1 base in 1 codon), whose protein sequence is MRNHTITTFILLRLTDNPQLKVLIFIFLFLTYILSLTGTLTIISLTFLDSNLKTAMYFFPQNFSFLEISFTSACIPRYFYNISTGDKTIAYEDSVIQTFFTDLFGATEFFLLATMSYDHYVAICRPLRYVTLMNNRVCRRLVLCCWTAGLLILFPALSMGLNLEFCDIDVIDHFLCDVYPLLKISCSDTWLIEQMAIICAVLIFIMTLVCVFLSYIYIDKTILQFPSAQQRKKAFSTCSSHMIVVSITYGSCIFIYVKPSSKDSVAVNKGVAVLTTSIAPMLNPFIYTLKNKQVKQXFNDSIKKITYFSKK, encoded by the exons ATGAGAAACCACACAATAACAACATTTATCCTGCTCAGACTGACTGATAACCCACAACTGaaggttctcattttcatctttcTATTTCTCACCTACATATTGAGTTTAACTGGGACCTTGACAATCATCTCCCTCACCTTCTTGGATTCAAACCTTAAAACTGCCATGTACTTTTTCCCacaaaatttctctttcttaGAAATCTCTTTTACATCTGCTTGTATACCCAGATACTTTTATAACATATCAACAGGTGACAAAACAATCGCATATGAAGATTCCGTCATCCAAACTTTTTTTACAGACCTCTTTGGTGCTACAGAATTTTTTCTCCTGGCCACCATGTCCTATGACCACTATGTAGCCATCTGCAGACCCCTGCGTTATGTGACCCTCATGAATAACAGGGTCTGTAGAAGACTTGTACTTTGTTGCTGGACAGCTGGATTGTTGATTCTTTTCCCAGCACTCAGCATGGGCCTAAATCTGGAATTCTGTGACATTGATGTCATTGACCATTTTCTCTGTGATGTATATCCCCTCCTAAAGATCTCATGCTCAGATACATGGCTCATAGAACAGATGGCCATAATCTGTGCTGTGTTGATCTTTATCATGACTCTAGTATGTGTATTTCTTTCCTACATATACATCGACAAGACCATTCTACAATTCCCTTCTgcccaacaaaggaaaaaagcattTTCTACCTGTTCTTCCCACATGATCGTGGTCTCCATCACCTATGGCAGCTGTATCTTCATCTATGTCAAACCTTCATCAAAGGATTCAGTGGCTGTTAATAAGGGTGTGGCAGTGTTAACTACATCCATTGCTCCCATGCTGAACCCATTCATTTACACCCTGAAGAACAAGCAAGTCAAAC GATTTAATGACTCAATCAAGAAAATCACATATTTCTCAAAGAAATAG